From Bacteroidales bacterium, one genomic window encodes:
- a CDS encoding RagB/SusD family nutrient uptake outer membrane protein — protein MKKYTLLSLIACVALLLNSCNSYMDLTPTNSQSDKMLFADANYTELAVNRFYHFIDAMGQFDVGQSSVGLTEGMTETLKYGCTTLNTHMWFANQIAYAEDGLPASTAAFFLGSWDLLYGYISQVNIAIRNIDKYAAYDDATKTRLLAECRFFRGWLYFEILKRSKQCILRTEDLDNTYQYNMPLSSEADCWQYVYDELEFAATNLPETSATGRLTKYAAYGMLSRAMLYAERWQDAFDAASAVIKSGKYSLTADYKTAWSTTAAQGNTESIIEYQYNLSGVTHSFDLNFSPGGDAGIVTGALGTPTQEMVEMYEKANGTQVDWSEWDNATTTATTATPPYDELEPRFAETIIYNGCTWKGRTMNITTDAASKDGYIAWKEKPQTGGKTTTGYFLRKLVDETHDMSVNDRATSPWIALRYAEVLLNASEAAYHISGKEADARTYMNQVRARVNLPQRNYSGTDLLAAIQHERKVELAFEGQLYWDMRRWKLSATAYTGTRVHGLRIDRIGGVLNYTYVDCDGQDRYFPARLYQIPMPEDELQNNTAVQQFEAWR, from the coding sequence ATGAAAAAATATACATTATTATCATTGATTGCATGTGTAGCTCTGCTGCTGAATTCTTGCAACAGCTATATGGATTTGACACCAACAAATTCACAATCTGACAAGATGTTGTTTGCAGATGCAAATTATACAGAACTGGCAGTCAATCGTTTTTACCACTTCATTGATGCAATGGGTCAATTTGATGTTGGCCAATCATCTGTCGGACTAACAGAAGGAATGACAGAGACTTTGAAGTATGGTTGCACCACATTAAATACACACATGTGGTTTGCAAACCAGATTGCTTACGCAGAAGATGGTCTTCCTGCTTCAACGGCAGCATTTTTCCTGGGAAGCTGGGACCTTCTATATGGCTATATATCACAAGTTAACATAGCTATCAGAAATATCGACAAGTACGCTGCTTATGATGACGCAACAAAGACTCGTCTTCTTGCAGAGTGCAGATTCTTCAGAGGCTGGCTGTATTTTGAAATTCTAAAACGCAGCAAGCAGTGCATTTTAAGAACTGAAGATTTGGACAATACATATCAGTATAACATGCCGCTAAGTTCAGAGGCTGATTGCTGGCAATATGTTTATGATGAGCTGGAATTTGCTGCTACAAATCTTCCGGAGACAAGTGCTACGGGACGTTTGACAAAGTACGCCGCTTACGGAATGCTTTCACGTGCAATGCTTTATGCAGAGCGCTGGCAGGATGCTTTTGATGCTGCTTCCGCAGTTATCAAGTCTGGCAAATATTCATTAACCGCAGATTACAAGACAGCTTGGTCAACAACTGCAGCACAAGGAAATACTGAATCAATCATTGAATATCAGTACAATCTGAGCGGAGTAACTCACAGCTTTGACCTTAACTTCTCACCCGGCGGAGACGCAGGAATTGTAACGGGAGCTCTCGGCACCCCTACTCAGGAAATGGTAGAGATGTATGAAAAAGCTAACGGAACACAAGTTGACTGGAGCGAGTGGGATAACGCCACAACTACAGCTACAACAGCTACCCCTCCTTATGATGAACTTGAGCCAAGATTCGCAGAGACAATTATTTACAACGGCTGCACTTGGAAAGGACGCACTATGAATATCACCACGGATGCAGCAAGCAAAGATGGTTACATAGCATGGAAAGAGAAACCTCAGACAGGCGGCAAGACAACCACAGGATATTTCTTAAGAAAACTTGTAGATGAGACTCACGATATGTCTGTAAATGACCGTGCTACATCTCCTTGGATTGCACTGCGCTATGCGGAAGTTTTGCTAAACGCTTCAGAAGCAGCATATCACATCAGCGGCAAAGAGGCTGACGCAAGAACTTACATGAATCAGGTACGTGCAAGAGTTAATCTTCCACAGAGAAATTACTCAGGCACAGATCTTTTGGCTGCCATTCAGCATGAGAGAAAAGTTGAGCTTGCATTTGAAGGACAGCTTTATTGGGACATGCGCCGCTGGAAACTTTCAGCTACCGCTTATACCGGAACAAGAGTTCACGGACTAAGAATTGACAGAATTGGCGGAGTCCTTAATTACACTTATGTTGACTGCGACGGACAAGACAGATACTTCCCGGCAAGATTGTATCAGATTCCTATGCCGGAAGATGAGTTGCAGAACAATACCGCTGTACAACAATTTGAAGCATGGAGGTAA
- a CDS encoding TonB-dependent receptor: MKQANLKRSLWSVMRRLFTILCVITISAAAYAQRQQVSGTVLDSDGAPLPGAYVVIKGTTNGATTGLDGRYKITAKQTDVLVFTFIGMKTHEENVGRRAVINIKMEYEANKLEDVIVVGYGTKTKTTLTGAVSAVKGDELLKTPATNVSNMLAGRVTGLTAVQESGQPGSDHASLNIRGSQYGVTYIVDGMPRSINDIDPNNIESISVLKDAAAAAVYGLQSAGGVIIVTTKHGKVGENQITYDGSYGISKNANFPTFLNGPEYAYYYNKGLEMDGYSPIFTDDMVAKMTNGDDTDGWANTNWIKKVFGTGHNQKHTVTATGGNDNIKYFASLGYMGQDGNIKNFTYKRYNLRSNIDAQLAKNLKMTFGVAGQYSKQERPGFGAGGGEGGSGSDEWMSVARQTIAALPFLPTTYNGLPVASPNKYGQGSSPIAATELSGYNKNFSLDLQTTLNLVYSVPWVKGLEIKANGSWDHGYSYSKILATPYYVMQAALPSASSTDISYSKMMDVRNVTYNTLGEGTSRYTSMVGNIGLYYNHTFGDHYVDVTLVGEERDNRSNNLAAYGKSLPFVELAELDFATAADSPISGMSYHSRTAGYVGRISYDYAKKYFVELSGRYDASYRFNGMNGSRWGFFPAASLGWRMSQEPWLKDVQWLDNLKIRASIGETGDDSVSPYKFLNLYSATSPLYLNGTRYTTLYDSSVANPYLTWERVKAYNVGFDASIFHELLGIEFDMFYNYNYDILQSMGGNVPGSVGSYYKDVENYSKMDTKGFELKLTHKNSIGSGSNAFNYSIALNLSHAYTRWLKYPDSPNEPAYQRLTGHQVGEMLGWVAEGLYRSEEEIDNSAWPFGQRPRVGDIKYRDINGDGVVEYQDKVFTGRSNTPVLQGGLSIDGSWKGFDFSFLFTGATRCDVSLTGTYYNGNDDNTVYTETFKEGGNSPKWLVTGAWTEDNPNGKYPRLTVSSPTNNNGLASTFWYKNGKYLRLKSAQIGYNVPSKWLNYIKVKSLRVYIEGTNLFTWDGLPKGIDPESPGVNNGYYPQQRTFMCGLTITL; the protein is encoded by the coding sequence ATGAAACAAGCTAATTTAAAAAGAAGCCTTTGGAGCGTGATGCGCAGGTTATTCACAATTCTTTGTGTAATAACAATTTCTGCAGCAGCTTACGCACAGAGACAACAAGTTAGCGGTACTGTTTTAGACTCAGACGGAGCACCGCTGCCCGGTGCTTACGTTGTGATTAAAGGTACTACTAACGGGGCGACTACAGGACTTGACGGACGTTATAAAATAACGGCCAAACAGACTGATGTCCTGGTATTTACATTCATCGGCATGAAGACTCATGAAGAGAATGTCGGAAGACGCGCGGTCATTAACATTAAGATGGAATATGAGGCTAACAAGCTGGAAGATGTTATTGTAGTTGGATACGGCACAAAAACCAAGACTACTCTAACAGGCGCTGTATCAGCGGTTAAGGGAGATGAACTTCTTAAGACTCCTGCAACCAATGTATCCAACATGCTTGCAGGCCGCGTAACAGGACTTACAGCTGTACAGGAATCCGGACAGCCAGGTTCAGACCACGCCTCTTTGAACATCAGAGGTTCTCAATATGGCGTTACCTACATCGTAGATGGTATGCCTCGTTCAATCAATGACATAGATCCAAATAACATTGAGAGTATCTCCGTATTAAAGGATGCTGCTGCCGCTGCGGTTTACGGACTTCAGAGTGCAGGAGGTGTTATTATTGTTACTACCAAACACGGTAAAGTTGGTGAGAATCAGATTACTTATGATGGAAGCTACGGTATTTCAAAAAATGCAAACTTCCCTACTTTCCTTAACGGACCTGAGTATGCTTACTACTATAACAAAGGATTGGAGATGGACGGATATTCCCCAATATTCACTGATGATATGGTAGCAAAGATGACTAACGGAGATGATACTGACGGATGGGCAAATACAAACTGGATTAAAAAAGTATTTGGGACCGGTCACAATCAAAAACACACCGTTACCGCAACCGGAGGCAATGACAACATAAAATACTTTGCCTCACTAGGTTACATGGGACAAGATGGTAACATCAAGAACTTCACATACAAACGTTACAACTTGCGTTCAAACATTGACGCACAGCTTGCAAAAAATCTTAAGATGACTTTTGGAGTTGCGGGACAATATAGCAAACAGGAGCGTCCGGGATTTGGAGCAGGTGGCGGAGAAGGAGGCAGCGGAAGTGATGAATGGATGTCAGTGGCACGTCAGACTATTGCCGCACTTCCTTTCCTTCCAACAACTTACAACGGTCTTCCTGTTGCATCTCCTAATAAATACGGACAAGGCTCAAGCCCAATAGCGGCTACTGAACTGTCGGGATACAATAAGAATTTCTCTTTAGACTTGCAGACAACTTTGAATTTGGTTTACAGCGTTCCTTGGGTTAAAGGGTTGGAAATCAAAGCAAACGGCTCATGGGACCACGGCTACAGCTACAGCAAGATTCTTGCAACACCTTATTACGTAATGCAAGCTGCTCTTCCAAGTGCCTCAAGTACAGATATTTCTTACTCAAAAATGATGGACGTACGCAACGTTACATACAACACTTTGGGAGAAGGAACTTCTCGTTATACAAGCATGGTTGGAAATATCGGCCTATACTATAATCACACATTTGGGGACCACTACGTTGATGTAACGTTAGTTGGAGAGGAAAGAGATAACAGGTCAAACAATTTGGCCGCATACGGAAAGAGTCTTCCATTTGTTGAACTTGCAGAACTAGACTTTGCAACCGCAGCTGACAGTCCAATTTCAGGTATGAGTTACCACTCACGTACAGCAGGTTACGTTGGCCGTATCAGTTATGATTATGCAAAGAAATATTTTGTTGAACTATCCGGAAGATATGATGCTTCTTACAGATTCAATGGAATGAACGGTTCAAGATGGGGATTCTTCCCTGCCGCTTCTCTTGGATGGAGAATGTCACAGGAGCCTTGGCTAAAAGATGTACAATGGCTTGATAATTTAAAGATTAGAGCATCCATCGGAGAGACCGGAGATGATTCAGTTTCACCATACAAATTCCTAAATCTTTATAGCGCAACATCACCGCTTTATTTGAACGGAACACGCTACACTACTTTGTATGACTCATCAGTTGCAAATCCTTATCTAACATGGGAGCGCGTTAAAGCTTACAACGTTGGATTTGATGCCTCTATTTTCCATGAATTGTTGGGAATTGAATTTGATATGTTCTACAACTACAATTATGATATTCTTCAATCAATGGGCGGCAACGTACCAGGCTCAGTTGGTTCATATTACAAAGATGTAGAGAACTACAGCAAGATGGATACCAAAGGATTTGAGCTTAAACTTACTCACAAGAACTCTATAGGCAGCGGCAGTAACGCATTCAATTACAGCATTGCGCTTAATTTGTCTCATGCCTATACGCGCTGGCTTAAGTATCCCGACAGTCCTAATGAACCTGCTTATCAGAGACTTACAGGTCATCAGGTTGGAGAGATGCTAGGTTGGGTAGCAGAAGGGCTTTACAGAAGCGAGGAAGAAATTGATAATTCCGCATGGCCATTTGGACAACGTCCAAGAGTTGGAGATATCAAATACAGAGATATAAACGGAGACGGAGTTGTTGAATATCAGGATAAAGTATTTACCGGACGTTCCAATACCCCTGTACTTCAGGGCGGTCTGTCAATCGATGGTTCTTGGAAAGGATTTGATTTCTCATTCCTGTTCACGGGAGCTACAAGATGTGACGTATCACTAACCGGTACATATTACAATGGAAATGATGATAATACGGTCTATACGGAAACCTTCAAAGAGGGAGGCAACTCTCCTAAATGGCTGGTTACCGGAGCATGGACGGAGGATAACCCTAACGGAAAATATCCTCGTCTAACCGTTTCATCACCAACCAATAACAACGGTCTTGCTTCTACTTTCTGGTATAAGAACGGAAAATATTTGCGTCTAAAATCTGCGCAAATTGGATACAACGTTCCTTCTAAGTGGCTAAACTACATTAAAGTAAAGAGTTTACGCGTTTACATAGAGGGCACAAACTTGTTTACATGGGACGGCCTTCCTAAAGGAATTGATCCTGAGTCCCCTGGTGTAAATAACGGATATTATCCTCAGCAGCGTACATTTATGTGCGGTCTAACTATCACATTATAA
- a CDS encoding DUF5018 domain-containing protein, which produces MEVIIMKQMKKFMMIMLAFAGIFASCQSPQDFTPTTESLGLTSVSAMFNSGTYKGNSAATFTATVSDLTQDIVIKIPYYYPEESNNQVTDITSMKVYATMDYNCFIEPKLGILDLTQPNYFTYTDGRGEQHKICIRGEIVKLSGNKIQAFSVTNPSLTGIVDNTANTVTFPVGAGVDVSAVTPSITLDPHATSNYDGVATMNFYKDTLVTVTAQNGDKREYKIVLKQPEKTSYGFRSGSETLLWSKQASAIGSPYEVLNNVSLAVCDGYVVVNSSNGTTPVYLDLANGSAKGSINLGSADASGCVKNDDAGNMIICNYSATEFKIWRTNSVKTAPTLLLSYTIPDGFPLGYKVRVHGDLDGNALIVATVEGIDGVSVSNDIVYWTITNGTVGAPVRATTSNIGATPGWGAGPGNNADVSPLSNNIANGLMASCYDSGYDNLYFVNGTSFAGSVMLGPQSDGTGWGYNNNSIGTVTFNKAVYAALLCTSHFPQWGMAQLLYMYDASNPSSFAGTVDATTPMAYKPTLTSYYSTGDGVGACGDVVLYSTLDGYMMYMVYIEHNNDAIECFKFDCIKQ; this is translated from the coding sequence ATGGAGGTAATTATTATGAAACAGATGAAAAAATTTATGATGATAATGCTGGCGTTTGCAGGAATTTTTGCAAGCTGCCAGAGTCCTCAGGATTTCACACCAACAACTGAATCTCTTGGACTTACAAGCGTTTCAGCTATGTTCAATTCTGGAACATATAAGGGAAATTCCGCAGCAACATTTACCGCCACGGTTTCTGACCTTACTCAAGATATTGTAATTAAAATACCTTATTATTACCCGGAAGAGAGCAATAATCAGGTTACTGATATTACTAGCATGAAGGTCTATGCAACAATGGATTACAACTGCTTTATAGAGCCAAAGCTTGGCATCTTGGACCTAACCCAGCCAAACTATTTCACCTATACGGACGGCCGCGGAGAGCAGCATAAAATCTGCATCAGGGGTGAAATTGTTAAACTGTCGGGAAACAAAATACAAGCTTTCTCTGTCACAAACCCTTCACTTACAGGAATTGTTGACAACACAGCTAATACAGTTACCTTCCCTGTCGGCGCAGGTGTTGATGTGAGCGCAGTTACACCTTCCATCACTCTTGACCCTCACGCAACCTCTAATTATGACGGAGTTGCAACGATGAACTTCTATAAGGACACGCTTGTAACTGTTACCGCTCAGAACGGAGATAAGAGAGAATATAAGATTGTTCTTAAACAGCCGGAGAAAACTTCTTACGGATTCCGCTCAGGCTCAGAGACTTTATTGTGGAGCAAACAAGCCTCTGCAATTGGCTCGCCTTACGAGGTTTTGAACAATGTATCATTGGCTGTATGCGACGGTTATGTTGTAGTAAACAGCAGCAACGGCACAACGCCGGTTTATCTGGACCTTGCAAATGGCTCAGCCAAAGGGAGTATCAACCTTGGCTCTGCTGACGCATCGGGTTGCGTAAAGAATGATGATGCAGGCAATATGATAATCTGCAACTATTCTGCTACTGAGTTTAAGATTTGGAGAACTAACAGCGTTAAAACAGCACCTACATTATTGCTTTCTTATACTATTCCCGACGGATTCCCTCTTGGATACAAAGTACGCGTTCACGGAGATTTGGACGGAAACGCTTTGATAGTTGCAACTGTAGAAGGCATTGACGGAGTGAGTGTTAGCAATGATATTGTTTACTGGACAATAACTAACGGAACTGTTGGTGCACCGGTTAGAGCAACCACTTCCAACATTGGAGCAACTCCGGGCTGGGGAGCAGGTCCCGGCAACAACGCAGATGTCTCTCCTCTTTCAAACAACATTGCCAACGGTTTAATGGCTTCATGCTATGACAGCGGATATGATAATCTGTACTTTGTTAACGGAACTTCATTTGCGGGAAGCGTAATGCTTGGCCCTCAAAGCGACGGAACAGGCTGGGGATACAACAACAATTCAATCGGCACAGTTACCTTTAACAAAGCCGTTTATGCAGCATTGCTTTGCACTTCTCACTTCCCTCAATGGGGTATGGCTCAGTTGCTTTACATGTATGATGCAAGCAATCCAAGCTCATTTGCAGGAACTGTAGATGCAACAACACCAATGGCTTACAAACCAACATTAACTTCATACTACTCAACCGGAGATGGAGTTGGAGCTTGCGGAGATGTTGTACTTTATTCAACACTAGATGGTTACATGATGTATATGGTTTACATCGAGCATAACAATGATGCCATCGAATGCTTCAAATTTGACTGTATTAAGCAGTAG
- a CDS encoding AGE family epimerase/isomerase yields MNFKKLADQYKSELYDNVLPFWLEHSIDKEFGGYFSCLNRDGSVYDTDKFIWLQGREVWLFSMLYNNVEKRQEWLDAAVQGGEFLKKFGHDGNYNWYFSLNREGKPLVQPYNIFSDTFAIMAFGQLALATGNEEYAEITKKTFARVLERRGNPKGQWCKIYPGTRPMKDFALPMILCNLALEIEKLMDPKTLDETIDICRHEVMDVFYQKDLGLIVENVNAKDNSLLDCFEGRTINPGHSLEAMWFMMALGVRANDKELINKAIEIALKTIDFGWDKEYGGIFYFMDRKGYPQQQLEWDQKLWWVHLEAAITMIKAYQLTGNKECLKWFEKVHDYMWKHFKDTKYPEWFGYLNRRGEVLLPLKGGKWKGCFHVPRAMYQIWQILEKCQ; encoded by the coding sequence ATGAACTTTAAAAAATTGGCCGACCAATACAAGTCGGAACTTTATGACAATGTCCTCCCTTTTTGGCTGGAACACTCTATTGACAAAGAGTTTGGAGGATATTTCTCCTGCTTAAACAGAGACGGCAGCGTATATGACACTGACAAGTTCATCTGGCTGCAGGGGCGTGAAGTCTGGTTATTCTCAATGCTTTACAACAATGTTGAAAAGAGACAGGAATGGCTGGACGCTGCAGTTCAGGGTGGAGAATTTCTTAAGAAATTTGGTCACGACGGGAACTACAATTGGTACTTCTCTCTTAACAGGGAGGGCAAGCCGCTTGTACAACCTTACAACATTTTCTCAGACACTTTTGCAATCATGGCTTTTGGACAGCTTGCGCTTGCAACTGGTAATGAGGAGTATGCAGAGATCACAAAGAAGACTTTTGCAAGAGTTCTGGAGAGAAGAGGAAATCCAAAAGGACAGTGGTGCAAGATTTATCCGGGCACCCGTCCAATGAAAGACTTTGCGCTTCCTATGATTCTATGCAACCTGGCCCTTGAAATTGAGAAACTTATGGACCCAAAGACACTTGATGAGACAATAGATATTTGCCGTCATGAAGTGATGGATGTTTTCTATCAGAAAGATTTGGGACTGATTGTAGAGAATGTAAATGCAAAAGACAACTCGCTTCTTGATTGTTTTGAGGGACGCACAATTAATCCCGGACATTCACTGGAGGCTATGTGGTTCATGATGGCGCTGGGTGTCAGAGCAAATGATAAAGAGCTGATAAATAAAGCAATAGAGATAGCTTTAAAGACCATAGATTTTGGATGGGATAAAGAGTACGGCGGCATATTTTATTTTATGGACCGCAAGGGTTATCCTCAGCAGCAGCTGGAATGGGACCAGAAACTTTGGTGGGTTCATCTGGAGGCTGCAATCACTATGATTAAAGCTTATCAGCTTACCGGCAACAAAGAGTGCCTAAAATGGTTTGAGAAAGTTCACGATTATATGTGGAAACATTTTAAGGATACTAAATACCCGGAATGGTTTGGATATCTGAACCGTCGCGGAGAAGTATTATTACCTCTTAAAGGAGGTAAATGGAAAGGATGTTTCCATGTTCCAAGAGCCATGTATCAGATATGGCAGATTCTGGAGAAATGCCAATAG
- a CDS encoding sugar porter family MFS transporter, which translates to MKNQTNTGYIVFLAVVAAMGGILFGYDTAVISGTVSDVAKQFSLNTMQQGWYVGCALIGSIIGVSVAGLLSDGLGRKITMLISAVFFSWTAIGCAICTTFPQLVIYRMIGGFGIGIVSIVSPIYISEISVAKYRGTMVSMYQLAVTVGFVLAYIINYWILQASVSGQFTSPFWNRLFVTETWRGMLGAEIVPALLFFLIIFLIPESPRWLIIKNRDGKALGVLGKIYRTKEEAQQQLEYTKSISSSANNTASAIKENTSSKASGSNNTSSTKSEWKQLNTRGMRKALWIGIAIAMLGQFMGVNAVLYYGPSIFQDAGLDVTHSLFSQVLVGLVNMVTTIIAVIIIDKVGRKKLVYWGVSGMILSLLMIGFYFLFKDSMGLPNLFLLIFFLFYVFCCAISICAVVFVILSEMYPNSVRGLAMSIAGLSLWIGTYLIGQLTPWMLENLTPAGTFFLFAAMCVPYILIMWKGVPETTGKTLEEIEQYWKSKD; encoded by the coding sequence ATGAAAAATCAGACAAATACGGGGTACATTGTTTTTCTGGCAGTGGTTGCCGCAATGGGAGGAATCCTGTTTGGTTATGATACGGCTGTAATTTCAGGTACAGTATCCGATGTTGCCAAACAGTTTTCTCTCAACACAATGCAGCAAGGCTGGTATGTCGGTTGCGCGCTAATCGGCTCAATAATAGGAGTTTCTGTAGCCGGTCTTTTGAGCGACGGACTCGGCAGAAAAATCACAATGCTTATCTCCGCCGTCTTTTTTTCATGGACTGCAATAGGTTGCGCGATCTGCACCACTTTTCCGCAACTGGTCATTTACAGGATGATAGGAGGCTTCGGCATAGGTATTGTTTCTATAGTTTCCCCTATTTACATCTCTGAAATATCAGTCGCAAAATACAGAGGCACAATGGTATCCATGTATCAACTTGCCGTAACAGTAGGTTTTGTACTAGCATACATTATTAATTATTGGATACTACAAGCCTCTGTAAGCGGGCAGTTCACATCTCCGTTTTGGAACAGATTATTTGTAACGGAAACATGGCGCGGAATGCTTGGCGCAGAGATAGTTCCGGCACTTTTATTCTTCCTGATAATCTTCTTGATTCCGGAGAGTCCGCGCTGGCTTATTATTAAGAATCGCGATGGTAAAGCACTTGGGGTTTTAGGAAAAATATACAGGACAAAGGAAGAGGCTCAGCAACAGCTGGAGTATACAAAGTCTATATCGTCCTCAGCAAACAACACAGCATCAGCAATAAAAGAGAATACAAGCAGTAAAGCATCTGGCAGCAACAACACAAGCAGCACAAAATCAGAGTGGAAACAGCTAAACACCAGAGGGATGCGCAAGGCGCTCTGGATTGGAATTGCAATTGCAATGCTTGGTCAGTTCATGGGTGTTAATGCAGTTTTGTATTACGGCCCTTCAATTTTCCAGGATGCCGGACTGGACGTAACTCACTCTTTGTTCTCTCAAGTACTTGTAGGTCTTGTAAATATGGTCACCACAATTATTGCGGTAATAATAATAGATAAGGTAGGAAGAAAGAAACTTGTTTACTGGGGAGTATCGGGAATGATTCTATCTCTTTTAATGATAGGCTTTTACTTCCTGTTCAAAGATTCAATGGGACTTCCAAATTTGTTCCTGCTAATCTTCTTCTTGTTCTATGTTTTCTGCTGCGCCATCTCAATTTGCGCCGTTGTATTTGTCATATTATCAGAGATGTATCCAAACAGCGTCCGCGGACTTGCAATGTCAATTGCAGGACTTTCTTTGTGGATTGGCACCTATTTAATTGGACAGCTGACTCCTTGGATGCTGGAGAATTTAACCCCTGCGGGAACATTCTTCCTGTTTGCGGCAATGTGCGTTCCATACATATTAATAATGTGGAAGGGAGTTCCGGAGACAACAGGCAAGACGCTTGAGGAGATTGAACAATACTGGAAATCAAAGGATTAA
- a CDS encoding family 10 glycosylhydrolase — protein sequence MKRISSNCPCFAVRFLVLIFIATVTLFSCTKGNDDHFVYPKGDTTSKTTTLKPRYLWIDAAANFKSYANSKDNIAADLKLAYDAGFTDIVVDVRPSEGDVLFKTSAERQVTKLDIWEGSSYRFFERTATWDYLQAFIDAGHALGLKVHAAINTFTGGCKYMYGLGEQGMLFRESSRKDWCTSINTASGIVNEMDISDPSTYGTKFLNPLREDVQNYILQMLRDLAAYKIDGIFLDRCRYDDASSDFSDYTRAKFEAYIGTTVGNWPNDCLAYNTDPSSVTSATAPKYMKKWLEFRAKTIYDFVSKARAAVKAVNPSIQFGTYVGGWYSSYYESGVNWASSTYDTSLYYPNWASADYKNYGYASLLDFMLIGAYATPSNVYGSTEWTIQGFCKQAGIVINGATKYAGGPDVGNWYTGGQTPATLSLAVTNSVDACINSGNGYFCFDMSSVKANGYWDELKAGIDKYKAANK from the coding sequence ATGAAAAGAATATCAAGTAATTGTCCCTGTTTTGCGGTGCGGTTTTTAGTTTTAATTTTCATCGCGACAGTTACACTTTTCTCCTGTACAAAGGGAAACGACGACCATTTCGTATACCCAAAGGGAGATACGACAAGCAAGACAACTACCTTAAAACCAAGATATTTGTGGATTGACGCAGCAGCAAACTTTAAATCTTATGCAAATTCAAAAGATAATATTGCGGCAGATTTAAAGCTGGCTTATGACGCGGGATTCACAGACATTGTAGTTGACGTGCGTCCTTCCGAGGGAGATGTGCTGTTCAAAACATCTGCTGAGCGGCAGGTTACAAAGCTTGATATTTGGGAGGGTTCATCATATCGCTTCTTTGAGAGAACGGCAACATGGGATTATCTTCAGGCGTTTATAGATGCGGGGCATGCGCTTGGTCTTAAAGTCCACGCTGCAATCAACACATTTACGGGAGGTTGCAAGTATATGTACGGACTTGGAGAGCAAGGCATGCTGTTTAGAGAATCCTCCAGAAAAGATTGGTGCACATCAATTAATACTGCATCAGGAATTGTGAACGAGATGGATATTTCCGACCCTTCTACATACGGAACAAAATTTTTAAATCCGTTAAGGGAAGATGTACAGAACTATATTCTACAAATGCTCAGAGATTTAGCCGCATATAAAATTGACGGCATATTCCTGGACCGCTGCAGATATGATGATGCATCTAGCGATTTTTCTGACTACACCCGCGCAAAATTTGAGGCATACATTGGAACAACTGTCGGGAACTGGCCAAATGATTGCCTGGCATATAATACTGACCCTAGCTCAGTTACAAGCGCCACTGCTCCAAAGTACATGAAAAAATGGCTGGAGTTCAGAGCAAAAACCATATATGATTTTGTCTCAAAAGCACGTGCGGCAGTAAAGGCCGTTAACCCGTCAATACAATTTGGAACTTACGTTGGAGGCTGGTACTCAAGTTATTATGAAAGCGGAGTAAACTGGGCAAGCAGCACTTATGACACATCTTTATACTATCCAAACTGGGCCTCCGCAGATTATAAAAACTACGGTTATGCAAGTCTGCTTGACTTCATGCTGATTGGCGCATACGCCACTCCTTCAAATGTTTATGGAAGCACAGAGTGGACTATACAGGGCTTCTGCAAACAAGCCGGAATAGTAATTAACGGCGCTACAAAATACGCAGGCGGACCCGATGTCGGCAACTGGTACACAGGCGGACAAACGCCTGCAACACTCAGTCTTGCAGTTACAAACAGCGTAGACGCCTGCATCAATTCAGGCAACGGCTACTTCTGCTTTGACATGAGTTCAGTAAAAGCGAACGGCTACTGGGATGAACTAAAAGCCGGGATTGACAAATACAAAGCTGCAAATAAATAA